In Paenibacillus sp. FSL M7-0420, a single genomic region encodes these proteins:
- the cobD gene encoding threonine-phosphate decarboxylase CobD, whose amino-acid sequence MLEKYGHGGDLLTAAELYGDSSGGFLDFSANINPLGPPPGVLAQLRDAGAAVTAYPDPGHRRLKALLAEELGLGTEWITVANGAAESMALLLLAVAPRRVGIVEPCFSEYRQLAEQFGAEVLSVQGTSRMDYRAAVDSVSALLEQVDLLFLGQPNNPNGVQYPLDELRQLAQQAEACGTVLAVDEAFIDFIPEADRQSLLPELGAYRHTVLVRSMTKFFAIPGLRLGFTAAHPALAAAMTGKQVTWSVNGLALLAGEACLRCGDGYRQETRALIAAERQRLREGLLELGCGVPPGEANFLLLRLPAPWSAQEMQQRLGAGGILVRSCAMYPGLEPGHIRVAVKGRADNDRLLRQMGELLRAGM is encoded by the coding sequence ATGCTTGAAAAATACGGCCACGGCGGTGATCTGCTGACCGCAGCCGAGTTATACGGGGACAGCAGCGGCGGATTTCTGGATTTCAGCGCCAATATTAACCCGCTGGGGCCGCCGCCGGGCGTGCTGGCGCAGCTGCGGGATGCGGGCGCAGCGGTCACCGCTTACCCTGATCCGGGCCACCGCAGGCTCAAGGCGCTGCTGGCGGAGGAGCTGGGTCTCGGCACGGAGTGGATTACCGTGGCGAACGGGGCGGCAGAGTCGATGGCGCTGCTGCTGCTGGCGGTGGCTCCGCGCCGGGTGGGCATCGTGGAGCCGTGCTTCTCCGAGTACCGCCAGCTCGCGGAGCAGTTCGGCGCGGAGGTCTTGTCCGTTCAGGGGACCAGCCGGATGGATTACCGGGCTGCCGTGGACAGCGTCTCCGCCCTGCTGGAGCAGGTCGATCTGCTGTTCCTCGGCCAGCCGAATAATCCGAACGGCGTCCAGTATCCGCTGGACGAGCTGCGGCAGCTCGCGCAGCAGGCAGAGGCCTGCGGGACGGTACTGGCGGTGGATGAAGCGTTCATCGACTTCATCCCGGAGGCGGACCGGCAATCCCTGCTGCCGGAGCTGGGGGCTTACCGTCATACGGTGCTGGTGCGCTCGATGACGAAGTTCTTTGCCATTCCGGGGCTGCGGCTGGGCTTCACTGCCGCGCATCCGGCGCTTGCCGCAGCCATGACCGGCAAGCAGGTGACCTGGAGCGTGAACGGCCTGGCGCTGCTGGCCGGGGAAGCCTGCCTGCGCTGCGGCGACGGCTACAGGCAGGAGACGCGTGCGCTGATCGCAGCTGAGCGGCAGCGGCTGCGGGAGGGCTTGCTTGAGCTCGGCTGCGGCGTGCCGCCGGGCGAAGCGAACTTCCTGCTGCTGCGGCTGCCCGCTCCGTGGAGCGCGCAGGAGATGCAGCAGCGCTTGGGTGCGGGTGGCATCCTCGTCCGCAGCTGCGCGATGTACCCCGGCCTTGAGCCGGGACACATCCGCGTCGCGGTCAAGGGCCGTGCGGACAACGACCGTCTGCTGCGGCAGATGGGGGAGCTGCTGCGGGCGGGGATGTGA
- the cbiB gene encoding adenosylcobinamide-phosphate synthase CbiB, with protein sequence MKLAIILLSAYIVDRVVGDPHSLPHPVIYIGKVISALERGIRRFAAAPSALKRAGILLPLLVAGGAWALTALLVVLLARLSPWLAGLAEVWLISTTIASKGLKDAGMAVYAELRSGDIPAARRALGMIVGRDTAHLDSPEIVRGTVETVAENIVDAIISPLFFALLGGSPLAMAYRAVNTLDSMVGYKNEKYRDLGWASARLDDVANYIPARLTALLLTLCAALLRLDWRRCWRTVRRDARLHPSPNSGYPESAVAGALGIRLGGENVYHGIVSFRAYMGDPLRTMEPEDIIVTSRMMMWSSAIFVCICAAVALLWHGIGG encoded by the coding sequence GTGAAGCTTGCTATCATCCTGCTCTCTGCTTATATTGTGGACCGGGTGGTTGGTGATCCGCACAGCCTGCCCCATCCGGTTATTTACATAGGGAAGGTCATTAGTGCTCTGGAGCGGGGGATTCGCCGCTTCGCCGCAGCTCCCAGTGCTCTGAAGCGTGCCGGTATTCTTCTTCCGCTGCTGGTGGCGGGCGGCGCTTGGGCGCTGACCGCGCTGCTTGTTGTGTTGCTCGCCCGCCTGTCTCCCTGGCTTGCCGGGCTTGCCGAAGTCTGGCTGATCTCGACCACCATCGCCTCCAAGGGATTGAAGGATGCAGGTATGGCCGTATACGCCGAGCTGCGTTCTGGGGATATTCCCGCCGCACGCCGGGCGCTGGGGATGATCGTAGGCCGGGATACGGCTCATCTGGACAGCCCGGAGATTGTGCGCGGTACGGTGGAGACGGTTGCGGAGAATATCGTCGATGCGATCATCTCGCCGCTGTTCTTCGCCCTGCTGGGCGGGTCGCCGCTGGCCATGGCTTACCGTGCGGTGAACACGCTGGATTCCATGGTCGGCTACAAGAACGAGAAATACCGCGACCTCGGCTGGGCATCGGCCCGCTTGGACGATGTCGCCAACTACATACCGGCACGGTTGACCGCGCTGCTCTTAACCTTATGTGCTGCGCTTCTGCGGCTGGACTGGCGGAGATGCTGGCGCACCGTGCGCCGGGATGCCCGCCTTCATCCCAGTCCGAACAGCGGCTACCCGGAATCGGCAGTTGCCGGGGCCCTCGGCATCCGGCTGGGCGGCGAGAATGTATACCATGGCATCGTCTCCTTCCGCGCGTACATGGGTGATCCGCTGCGGACGATGGAGCCGGAGGATATTATTGTGACCTCGCGGATGATGATGTGGTCATCCGCAATATTTGTCTGCATCTGTGCAGCCGTTGCCCTGCTATGGCACGGGATCGGGGGCTAA
- a CDS encoding histidine phosphatase family protein — MERVQAGGAGDSSPVDQNAEEAQKLQGIQSLLTQPAQPELEVVLVRHGYTQWNQERRYLGRTDVPLMPGEAERLKELRTQPPLTGEFRRVYCSDLCRCRETLAALVPHLMPQAIYDSRLREMDFGAWEGCTYEQLKDHALYRSWIDNPGSATPPGGEAWEEFAARVDHFWTQLQWEAQAPEVSRILLVTHGGVIRQLLAQIIEDMTFYTAVAPAPGEITVLHLRKVGGSWRMAAENADG, encoded by the coding sequence ATGGAGAGAGTTCAAGCAGGAGGGGCGGGGGATTCTTCTCCGGTTGACCAGAATGCGGAGGAAGCTCAAAAGTTGCAGGGGATACAGTCGCTTCTGACCCAGCCTGCGCAGCCGGAGCTTGAGGTGGTGTTAGTCCGCCATGGCTATACGCAGTGGAATCAGGAACGGCGTTATCTGGGGAGGACCGATGTGCCGCTTATGCCGGGGGAGGCGGAGCGGTTGAAGGAGCTCCGGACACAGCCGCCGCTCACCGGGGAATTCCGCCGTGTCTATTGCAGCGACCTGTGCCGATGCAGAGAGACTCTGGCAGCCTTGGTTCCGCACCTGATGCCGCAGGCCATCTATGATTCCCGGCTGCGGGAGATGGACTTCGGGGCGTGGGAAGGCTGCACGTATGAGCAACTTAAGGATCATGCGCTGTACCGGAGCTGGATTGACAACCCCGGGTCGGCCACGCCGCCGGGAGGGGAGGCGTGGGAGGAATTCGCCGCCCGGGTTGATCATTTCTGGACGCAGCTTCAGTGGGAGGCGCAGGCTCCCGAAGTATCTCGTATATTACTGGTGACCCACGGCGGTGTCATCCGGCAGCTGCTGGCGCAGATCATCGAAGACATGACCTTCTATACCGCTGTAGCACCAGCTCCAGGTGAGATTACAGTCCTGCATCTGCGGAAGGTTGGAGGAAGCTGGCGGATGGCAGCGGAGAATGCTGACGGGTGA
- a CDS encoding adenosylcobinamide amidohydrolase — protein MKEAKEVQEAKVAKVKLPFKAEDGEKTYRSKVWPGLTLEWREGHLLLEFPAEADSISSAVYGGGVGRLKRAVNQYVSRDYECSNPVQDLENKLQEWGYPLEGCAGLMTAVPLEHAAVAEEDTGSAGIFCCVTAAAGNAARAGSVRSVLTAYRPGTINIMLGIDGWLSQSAMVNAVMTATEAKAAALADLGITDSENGLGATGTTTDAIVIAVSGSRRYAAEHVYAGTATDLGGAIGRLVYSAVTESLRSVEAAKSMSRAEAEASQAARGVDAESLRAVHGVHAEESQAAREVDAEVSHVEHGVDAGALQASHSPQPRVSQDGGRE, from the coding sequence ATGAAGGAAGCAAAGGAAGTGCAGGAAGCGAAGGTAGCGAAGGTAAAGCTGCCCTTTAAGGCCGAAGACGGGGAGAAGACGTACCGCAGTAAGGTGTGGCCCGGGCTGACGCTGGAATGGCGGGAAGGCCATCTGCTGCTGGAATTTCCGGCTGAAGCGGACAGTATATCAAGTGCGGTATATGGCGGAGGCGTGGGACGTCTGAAGCGTGCGGTGAACCAATACGTCAGCCGGGACTACGAGTGCAGCAATCCGGTGCAGGATCTTGAAAACAAGCTTCAGGAGTGGGGCTACCCGCTGGAAGGCTGCGCCGGGCTAATGACGGCCGTTCCGCTGGAGCACGCTGCTGTTGCCGAGGAGGATACGGGATCAGCGGGCATATTCTGCTGCGTAACAGCGGCGGCGGGCAACGCGGCCCGGGCCGGGTCGGTGCGCAGTGTGCTGACGGCCTACCGTCCGGGCACAATCAATATTATGCTCGGCATCGATGGCTGGCTGTCCCAGTCGGCCATGGTCAATGCTGTGATGACGGCCACGGAAGCGAAGGCTGCGGCGCTGGCAGACCTCGGAATCACGGATTCCGAGAATGGGCTTGGCGCAACGGGAACCACTACGGATGCCATTGTGATTGCGGTGAGCGGGAGCCGCCGCTATGCTGCGGAGCATGTGTATGCCGGAACGGCGACTGACCTCGGCGGAGCCATCGGCAGACTGGTGTACAGCGCGGTGACGGAGAGCCTGCGCTCAGTGGAAGCAGCGAAATCCATGAGTAGAGCAGAGGCGGAAGCATCGCAGGCTGCGCGAGGAGTAGACGCGGAGTCGTTACGAGCTGTGCACGGGGTACACGCGGAAGAATCGCAGGCTGCGCGAGAAGTAGACGCGGAAGTGTCACATGTTGAGCACGGAGTAGACGCGGGAGCGTTACAGGCATCACATTCTCCACAGCCCCGTGTCTCTCAGGATGGCGGCCGGGAATGA